In the genome of Planococcus donghaensis, the window ATGCAAGCTCAAATGACTGGACAGGAAGTTGACCAAAGTCAGTTAAAAGAGCAAGTGGCGGATAGCTTAGTGGCTCAGGAATTGCTTGTTCAAGAAACTGCAAAGCAAAAACTGACTGCATCTGAAGAACAAACAAATACAGCATTAGAAGAGTTAGCTCAGCAAAATGGTTTGACCTCTTCAGATGAATTATTGGCAGCTTTAAAAAAGCAAGGGATTTCTGAAGAAGAAGTCATGAAACAAGTTGAAACGCAAGTGAAGATCGAGCAGTTGATTGCCTCAGAAACTGGTGAGGTCAAATTGACTGATGACGAATTACAAACTTATTATGATGAAGCAAAAGCTCAGCAAGAAGAAGCGGGTAGCGAAGAGATTCCAGCTTTTGAAGAAGTAAAACCGCAAATTGAAGAACAATTGAAGGCACAAAAAGAAAGCGAAGCGACACAAGCATTAATCGAAAAACTTCGTGAACAAGCAGAAGTTACAATTAATCTATAAACAAAAAAAACCAGATTCCTTGAGAATCTGGTTTTTTGTTTTTATGGAGTACTTAATCGAAAGATCGAGAAAATCCAGTTTATATAACTCTTTTTCCAGGAGATAATAGCCAATTGTCAATGAGTGGATTTGACAGGACCGGAAATTTTCCGTATCCTTTAGACTTGTGATAAAGAGAAACTTCAATCAGCGGGGGTTCTTTTTCCTCCGCTGATTTTTAGTTGATCAGTTCGGACTTTGACGGTCAGAAGATTGCTATTTAGAATAATAGGATTTACTGAGCGTTAAAGCAGAAAAAGAAAGAGGAGAGATAGTATATGAAGAAAGTAACCAATGTTTTTTGGATTGCTCTTGCACTGGCATTACTGGCCATAGGCTTCGGCGCATTTGCACCCGATAGTTTTGCAGAAGTTACAGGAAATATAAAATCATTCCTAACAACTTCGTTCGGGTGGTATTACCTATTAATCGTTTCTGTGATGGTTTTATTCTGCTTGTTTTTCCTTATCAGTCCGATGGGGCAAATCAAACTGGGTAAAGACTCAGATAAACCCGAATTCTCATTCGGCACATGGATTGCCATGTTATTTTCAGCAGGTATGGGAATTGGTCTAGTTTTCTGGGGAGCTGCAGAACCGTTATCGCATTATGCGATTGGTCCAGCAACAGCAGAAGCTGGCACAGCTGAAGCCATGCGCGAATCAATGCGTTTCAGCTTTTTCCACTGGGGAATTCATGCCTGGGCTATTTATGCCGTAGTGGCGTTAGCACTTGCATATGCTCAGTTCCGAAAAGGTGAACCTGGATTGATCTCGGCGACTTTAAAACCGTTATTTGGAGATAAAATGAAGGGGCCATGGGGAACTTTTGTAGACGTTATTGCTGTTTTTGCAACAGTTGTCGGCGTTGCAACTACTCTTGGGTTTGGAGCGATTCAAATCAATGGCGGACTTGCTTATTTGTTTGATGGAATACCAGGAGACAGCTTTGGTGTTCAATTAGTTATCATTGGAGTTGTTACTGTATTGTTCATGATCTCTGCTTGGTCTGGATTAAGCAAAGGGATCAAATACCTTTCCAATGCCAATATGGTATTGGCAGTTGCATTACTGGCTGCGATGATTATTTTAGGACCAACTTTACTTATTATGAATATGTTCACCGATACAATCGGCACATACTTCCAAAATTTTGTGGAGATGAGTTTCCGTGCAGCACCTATCGATGGTGAAAATCGTGCTTGGATTGATGGTTGGACAATTTTCTATTGGGCTTGGTGGATTTCATGGGCACCATTTGTTGGTATTTTTATTGCTCGTGTATCTAGAGGACGGACGATCCGTCAGTTCCTTTTAGGCGTCTTATTACTTCCAACGTTTATCAGCTTCCTTTGGTTTGCTGCTTTTGGAACGACTGCTATTGATGTGCAAAACAGCGGCGTAGACTTGACTAGCTTACTGACAGAAGAAACATTGTTCGCAGTGTTTAATGAGTTGCCGTTTGGTGTCTTGTTATCAGTAATTGCAGTATTCTTGATTACAACGTTCTTCGTTACTTCTGCCGATTCTGCGACATTCGTTCTTGGGATGCAAACTACAGGCGGTTCGTTGTATCCACGGAACTCTGTAAAACTGACGTGGGGAGTGGCCCAATCGTCTATCGCTGTAATTCTTTTATCTACAGGCGGACTTGGTACTCTGCAAACGGTATTAATCATTGTAGCGTTCCCATTCTCGATCATCATGTTGTTAATGATGGCCTCCTTCTATAAGGCATTAAGCATCGAATACAAAGCTATAAAACGTAAACGTTAAAACCGCCGCTTCGGCGGTTTTTTCATTACATAAGCGTTATAATGGAATTCAAGCAATAAAAAGATGGAGGATTTTTAGTATGGAAAAACCACATGTATTATTAATCGATGGAATGGCGTTGCTATTCCGATCGTTTTTTGCGACATCTGCTGTGAATCAGTATTTTAGAACAACGGAAGGCTTGGCAACAAATGGCGTACAAGGATTTACCCGTCACGTTTTAACTGCGAAAACAATGATGAAGCCTACACATATGGCAGTTTGTTGGGACATGGGTTCTAAAACATTCCGCACGGATTTGTTTGATGGTTATAAAGCCAATCGGCCAGCTCCTCCAGAAGACATGGTACACCAGTTTGACTGGGCGCAAGAAATTTCTAAGCAACTTGGCTGGAAAAATTATGGCGAAGCGGGGATAGAAGCAGATGATTTTATCGGCTCTTTCACAAAGCAATGGCAAGACCAAGTAGACTTCACCATCATCACAGGGGACAAAGACATGCTGCAATTGTTAACGCCTTCGGTTAATATTGCATTCATGAAAAAAGGGTTTCACGTTTATGATGTTTACACAGAAGCGAGGTTTATAGAAGAGTACGGCATTCAACCATCACAGTTTGCAGACGTAAAAGCGTTTATGGGCGATCCGAGTGATGGCTATCCAGGGGTAAAAGGGATTGGTCCAAAAACCGCTCTTCAACTTATTCAAAACTATGGTTCAACAGATGGTGTACTAGAAGCAATTGAAGAGTTAAAGCCGGCACAGAAAAAGAAAATCGATGAGCATAAAGAGATGTTATTGCTATCAAAAAAACTGGCTGTCATCAAATGTGACATCCAGTTGGACGTGTCGCTAGAAGAAATTACGGTTCCTAACTACACGAGTGACCATATTCAATTATGTCGCGATCAGGAATTAATATTGCTCGCTAAACAGCTTGAGAAGAATATTGATGTTACAGATCCTTGGGCTTAATTTTAACAAAAGTAAGTACTTTTCGATTTTTTTGATAAGAAACCGTCCGCATTTTACTGGGGCGGTTTTTTTGTCCATTATCATGAATATAAAGAAGAACATCATTTGCCCCTTCTTCAAAGCCAATAAGTGGTACCCAATGGTAACGGTATGTCGGTTTTGAAAACCAGTGAAACGTGAAGTAACGGTCAAATTTCATCGCAAGTGGACGTCCTGCTAGTAATTCTTCTTTTACTTCTTCAATTGTAGTGATTTTCTTAACTTCGAAGCGTCCACCATTGATTTTTCGGAAATTTTTCACAAGGCGCCAAGTAAACAACCCAAAAGGAGTCGAACCGAGTAGCCGGTAAAGTTGGTTCATACCAATTTCAAGCTCCTCATAATGGTGCAATATGGCTGCTATGGTAACTGGGCCACATGCAGAAGGTCGATATTTTTTTGAAATGCTTTTATCGTATTGAGAAAGTCCTTGAAAATCGATTAGTTTTTTCATAAGCTAGACCTCCACATCGTTATGGAAGAGTTAAAAAATCATACTTTAGGCACTAATTTTTTGTTTTCACTAAGAACGTGTTCAAGTGCTACTTTAAAAGTTGTATAAACTTCTAATTCAACTTGAATTCCTGCATGTACTATTTCACGTACAAACAATGGGTTAAAACCAACATAAATGGCGCGTAAACCCATTAACCCAAGAGCGGAGTTTAATTGGCTTAATTCACTTGCCAGTCCATTATAGTCAAACTCCATCAAGTCATCGGTCGTTACTCCAGTAAAATCAAAAATAACCCGTTCGGTATCTCGGTGTTTTTCTGCGTACTCTAAAACTGCTGTACGAATCAAATCAAAGCGATCTGTAAAAATAAAGCCAGCGATTGGCACTAAAATAGTTTTGGGTACAACCGAAGGGATAATCGGCGCAGACATATTTTTAATCAGCTTTTTAAAATAAACCAGCTGGTCTTGTAATTGTTTTATCTCCTGTTGTGGATCCATTCTTATACCTCCGAAATTTGTAATAAGGGGAAATCGTGTAGCTGCTCAAACTATATCATGTTTTATAAAAATTGGTACTCCTTATAGTATAACGAAAAAACGAGTAGGCGGGGGCCTACTCGTTTTGATCGTTTAAAAAGTTTGTAACCGATTCGGGAGATTTAGCATTCGCACTATGGAGGTGAGCTGTTTTTTCTCCACCTTTGAAGATTAGTAAACTTGGAATTCCCATGACATCGTATTTTTCTGCAATGTCTGGAAGTTCGTCGCGATTAACATCCAACCACTGGTATTGATTATATTCTTCAACGATTGGGTCGATAAACATATCCATTCTACGACAGTCAGGGCACCAACCCGCTTGGAATTTCACAATGACTGGTTGTTCGCCGTTAATAGCTTCATTAAATTGTTCAGTTGTAGTAAGTGATTTCATTTAAAGTGCCTCCTTATAGGTTCTCTTTCAGTTTACCGTGCTTTTAATAAATCGCAAATTATTTGTCTTTGAAAATTTTAGGGAATTTTTAACGATTAAATATTGCGAAAATAAGGAAAATAACTTACACTTAAAGACATAGAAGAACGTTCTATTTTTTTAAACTAAAAATGAATGAGTATTCATTCAAAAATTCAAGGAGGGTTTGCTAGTGGCTTACCAAATTAGAAAAGCGGCTGTACTCGGTTCAGGTGTCATGGGTTCAGGAATTGCAGCGCACCTTGCAAATATAGGAATACCAGTTGTATTACTCGATATTGTTCCGCGTGAATTGTCGAAAAAAGAACAAGCAAAAGGATTAACGCTTGAAGACAAAGTGGTACGCAATCGTCTGGCAACAGGATCCATTCAAAAACTACTAAAACAAAAACCAGCTCCATTAACAGCTAAGAAAAATCTTCAATTGATTACACCGGGTAATCTAGAAGATGATTTAGAGAAATTACAAGATGTAGATTGGATTATTGAAGTTATTGTTGAAAATCTTGATGTAAAGAAATCTTTATATGAAAAGATTGATAAGGTTAGAAAAGAAGGAACAATCGTTTCGTCTAATACGTCAGGCATTAGCATTAATGCCATGGTCGAGGGACGTTCAGAAGACTTCGGCAAACATTTCTTAGGGACGCATTTCTTTAATCCACCACGTTACTTGAAATTGCTAGAGATTATTCCAGCAAAAACGACAGCTCCAGAAGTGCTAGAATTTATGTCGACATTCGGAGAAGATCAATTAGGTAAAGGGGTTGTACTTGCCAAAGATACACCAAACTTTATCGCTAACCGAATCGGCACTTACGGTTTGCTTGTCACATTACGTGAGATGATGGCGCGCGGTTATTCAATCGGTGAAGTAGACTCAGTTACTGGACCGCTAATTGGTCGTCCGAAGTCAGCTACATTTAGAACATTAGATGTTGTCGGTCTGGATACTTTTATGCACGTAGCCAAAAACGTCTATGATCAAACTTCAGGAGAAGAACAAAAAGTTTTTGATGCTCCAGCATTCATGAAAAAAATGGTGGAAAACGGCTGGTTAGGAGCTAAGTCTGGTCAAGGATTCTTCTTGAAAAAAGACAAAGAGATATTAGAACTAAACCCGGAAACGTTAGAATACCGTGAAGCCGGTAAATTGAAAACGCCTTCACAAGAAATGGCGAAGCAACAAAAAGGGCTTGCAGCTAAAATGAAAACGCTCGTTTATGCAGAAGATCGGACTGGCGAATTATTGTGGAGTATACTTGCTCCAACACTACGCTACTCGGCTGAACTGAACGGAGAAATCGCAGATGATATCGTTGCTATCGACAATGCCATGAAATGGGGCTTTGGATGGGAACAAGGGCCGTTTGAAACATGGGATGCGATTGGCGTGAAAAAATCAGTAGAAAAAATGACACAAGAAGGGCATTCGGTTCCGGCATTTGTGCAATCACTTTTAGACAGCGGAAACGAAAACTTCTATAAAGAAGAAAATGGCGACCTTCATTTCTTTGACGGCACAACGTATCAACCAGTTCCAGTCAACGAAAAAGTCATTGATTTAAAGCGATACAAGAAAAAGCATGGCGTTATCAAATCAAATTCAGGTGCTAGCTTAATCGATTTAGGCGATGGAATTGCGTTACTCGAATTCCATTCACGTTCAAATGCAATTGGGTTAGACATTATGCAAATGATCAATTTCGCAGTTGATGAAGTTGATAAAAATTACAAAGGACTTGTAATCGGCAATCAAGGCAAAAATTTCTGTGTCGGTGCGAATTTGGGCATGATTTTGATGGAAGCGCAAGATGACAATATTTTTGAACTTGATTTTACGATTAAAACTTTCCAAAACGCCATGATGAAGCTTAAATACAGCAACAAACCAGTTGTCGCAGCACCATTTGGCATGTCTCTTGGAGGCGGTGCAGAAGTAACGTTGCCAGCTGCGCATATACAAGCTTCGATGGAAACATATATGGGTCTTGTTGAAGTTGGTGTTGGGCTAATCCCAGGCGGCGGCGGAAACAAAGAGCTTTATATGAAGCAGCTAAAAGGTTTACCAAATGGCGTTACGATTGATTACTTGAATATCGCAACAAAGGTATTCGAATCAATCGCGATGGCGAAAGTGTCAACTTCAGCAGAAGAAGCGCGTGAAAACAACTTCTTGAACTTTGTAGATGGCATCAGTGTCAATAGCGACCATCTTCTATACGATGCAAAACAAGCGGCTCTTTCTTTATATGAAAATGGCTACCAAGCGCCACTACGTGAAAAAGTTCCAGTTCCAGGTGAGCCGGGTTATGCAACGCTTCTTTTAGGTGCAGAAGGCATGTTCATTTCGGGTTACATTAGCGAGCATGATTTAAAAATTGCTAAAAAACTAGCGTTTGTTCTAGCAGGCGGTAAAGTTCCATACGGCACAAAAGTAGATGAGCAATACTTGCTTGATCTTGAGCGCCAAGCGTTCTTAAGTCTAGTAGCCGAACCAAAAACCCAGCAACGTATGCAACATATGTTGGTTAAAGGAAAACCGTTACGTAATTAATCGTTGATATAAAAGGAGGAAATACACATGCGTGAAGCAGTAATTGTGGCCAGTGCTCGAACACCGGTCGGAAAAGCGACAAAAGGTTCTTTGGCAACAGTGCGACCGGATGATTTCGGTGCATTAGTTGTTCGAGAAGCGCTACAACGAGCAGGTGGCTATGACGGACCGATTGATGATTTAATCATGGGTTGTGCAATGCCAGAAGCAGAACAAGGCATGAACATTGCTCGTAACATCGGTGCGCTTGCAGGATTGCCGGATACAGTACCGGCTGTTACTGTAAACCGCTTTTGTTCTTCAGGTCTTCAAACAATCGCCTATGCAGCAGAACGGATTATGGTCGGGTCAGCCGAAGCGATCATCGCAGGCGGCGTAGAATCAATGAGTATGGTACCAATGATGGGGAACGTGATTCGTCCGAACTCGAAACTAGCGGAAACAGCTCCTCAATATTATATGAGCATGGGACATACAGCAGAACAAGTTGCGACAAAATATGGCGTTAGCCGCGCAGACCAAGATGCATTTGCTGTTCGTTCTCATGAAAAAGCAGCAGCAGCTATTGCAGCTGGACATTTTGATGATGAAATTGTACCAGTCGAAGTAAAAAAACGTTACGTTGATGAAAATAACAAATACCAAGAAAAAACATCAATGTTCACAATGGACGAAGGCGTTCGTCATGGAACAAATTCGGACGGACTTGGCAAATTACGTCCAGCCTTCTCAGCGCGTGGATCGGTTACGGCTGGGAACTCCTCGCAAACTTCTGACGGTGCTGGGGCATTGCTGGTCATGGACCGTGAAAAAGCTGAAGCGCTTGGACTCAAGCCAATCGCGAAATTCCGTTCATTCGCTACAGGTGGCGTTCCACCAGAAATTATGGGGATCGGACCGATTGTCGCAATTCCAAAAGCATTAAAATTAGCTGGACTAACGATTGATGACATCGATGTTTGGGAACTAAACGAAGCATTCGCTTCGCAATCACTAGGTGTTATCCGGGAACTTGGTTTGGATATCGACAAAGTAAACTTTAACGGCGGTGCCATCGCACTCGGTCACCCACTTGGTGCAACAGGCTCAATTTTAACCATCCGTATGATGAGTGAATTAAAACGCCAAGGCAAACAATTTGGTGTGGTTACAATGTGTATTGGCGGAGGAATGGGCGCAGCTGGCGTCTTTGAAATGCTGTAGAGAATAAGTGTAGATTAATAGTCGCTTCAGCCGGCCCCCCAGGAAAGCGTCCGCCTGAAGCGAATTCTTCAACCTATAACACAAATCATATAAGTAAGTAAAAAATAGGAGGAATTTAACATGGAACAAGAAAAAACATTGATCAAAGGCGGAAGCTTTTTAATCGAAGATGCAGATTTGTCACGTGTGTTTACACCGGAAGACTTTACAGAAGAGCAAAAAATGATTGCAAAATCTACTGAGGATTACGTCAACACTGAAGTAATGCCAGTCGTTGAAAAATTAGAAAACCATGAATTTGAGCACTCGGTTCGTTTGTTGAAAACAGCTGGTGAGCTTGGTCTTTTAGGGGCAGACGTGCCTGAACAATACGGCGGTCTTGGATTAGACAAAATTGCGTCAGCTTTAATTGCTGAAAAAATGTCCAAAGCGGGTGGTTTCTCGATTACTCACGGAGCACACGTAGGAATTGGCTCATTGCCAATCGTTTTATTTGGTAACGAAGAACAAAAACAAAGCTATTTGCCACGTTTAGCATCTGGTGAAATGATCGCTGCTTACGCCTTAACAGAGCCGAGTTCAGGATCTGATGCACTAGGAGCTAAAACGGTAGCGAAGTTAAACGAAGCTGGTACACATTACGTATTAAACGGTGAAAAGCAATGGATCACCAATGCTGGATTTGCGGATGTTTTCGTCGTTTATGCAAAAATTGACGGCGACAAATTTTCTGCTTTTATCGTAGAGCGTGAATTCCCAGGCGTTTCTGTTGGACCTGAAGAAAAGAAAATGGGCATTAAATCGTCTTCTACACGTACATTAATATTAGAGGACGCTGAAGTTCCGGTGGAAAACCTATTAGGTGAAGCAGGACGTGGACACATTATCGCGTTTAACATTTTGAACATTGGTCGTTACAAATTAGGAGTAGGTACAATCGGTGCATCGAAACGTGCGATGGAATTGACGATTCCTTATACAAACCAACGTCAGCAATTTAAAACACCAATTTCGTCATTCAACTTAACGCGTGAAAAATTAGCGACAATGGCTTCTAAATTGTATGCAGTAGAAAGTTCGGTTTACCGTACAGTTGGTTTATTCGAAGATCGCATGAGTGGTTTTACGGATGAGCAGCATGCAGATGGCAAATTAGTGGCAGATGCAATCGCAGAATTTGCAGTAGAATGTTCATTAAACAAATTTTTCGGTACGGAAACATTGGACTATATTGTAGATGAAGGCGTTCAATTGCATGGTGGTTACGGCTTTATGCAAGAATATGAAATCGAGCGCATTTACCGTGATTCACGTATTAACCGTATTTTTGAAGGCACAAATGAAATCAACCGCTTGTTAGTGCCGGGTACATTATTACGTAAAGCGATGAAAGGTGAATTGCCATTATTGCAACACGCTCAAAAGCTACAAGAAGAGCTATTAATGATGATGCCTGAAGAAGTAGGAACAGAAGCATTAGACCAAGAAAAATACTTGGTGAAAAATGCGAAGAAAATTGCTCTACTGGCTGCTGGACTTGCAGCACAAACGTATGGCTCGAAACTAGAAGCTGAACAAGAAGTTCTTGTCAACATTGCAGATATCGTCAGCAACGTCTTTGCGATGGAATCAGTTGTTCTTCGCACGGAGAAAGCAATTGCTGCTTCAGGTGAAGAAAAAGCAAAACAAAAACTTTTGTATACACAAATTTATTGCCAAGAAGCGTTTGATCAAATTGAACGAGATGCAAAAGAGACATTAATCGCTGCTATCGAAGGAGATAACCAGCGCATGATGTTATCTGCTTTACGCAAATTAACACGTTCAACTCCTTATAATGTAATCGCGAAAAAACGCGAAGCAGCAGTGAAGTTGATCGATGTTGAAAAATACGTCGTGTAAGTAAAAGGCAATCCCATTTATAGTGGGGTTGCCTATTTTTATACATCGACCAAGGTTCTTCTTTTTGGTAAGCTAAGAAAAAAGGGAGGTTTTAACTTGATTACTTATTATGCTTATCCAAAATGTACAACATGTCGTAAAGCGAAAAGTTGGCTTGAAAAAAATGGGGTAGAGTATGATGAAATACATATTTCAGAAAATCCACCAACAAAAGAACAACTAGCAGAAATTCATAAAGCTAGCGGTTTAGAGTTAAAGAAGTTTTTCAATACGAGTGGTTTGGTTTATCGTTCGCTTAGTTTGAAAGATAAATTGTCAACTATGAGCGAAGAAGAGCAGTTAGAGCTACTAGCTTCAAATGGCATGTTGATTAAACGTCCATTAGCATGGGATGGTGAAAAAGCGGTACTGGGCTTTAAAGAAGCAGAATATCAAAATACATGGTTATAAGCGCATAGTGGCAGCTTGTATTTCGCCGCTGTTTATGTCAAACTAAATTTGAATGAACTACATAATTTGGAGGGGTCAAGATGAGCACACCGGCAGAACTTCGTTATTCAAAAGAACATGAATGGGTTAAAATCGAAGATGGCAATGCACGTATCGGCATTACTCATTTCGCGCAAGCTGAATTGGGAGACATCGTTTTCGTTGAACTTCCACAAGTTGGAGACGAACTGAAAAAAGATCAACCTTTTGGTAGCGTGGAATCCGTTAAAACGGTTTCGGAATTGTATGCACCCATTAGCGGTAAAGTGATTGAAGTTAACTCTGAGCTTGAAGACAGCCCGGAATTTGTTAACGAATCGCCTTATGAGCAGGCTTGGATGGTCGTTATCGAAGCCCCTTCTGAAGAAGAAGTTAATGAATTAATGACTGCAGATCAATACAAAGAAATGACGAACGAGTAATTTCTGAAAAGCGCCAGCATCTTGGCGCTTTTTTTAGTTGCATGGGGTAGCTAGCTATACTTCCTCTGAGCTTGAAAATGGACTAGGACCTCTATCATTGGTATTTTTAAAGTAAGCAAATTACTAAAAGAATTATTTTCTACGTTAAGAAGTTTTGAAGCATAATGTGGTGATTTGAAAGTAGGACTTGTCATATTCTTGATTCGGTGGGGTGAGGGTTATGAAGGTGATTGTTGTAGAGGGGATTAGCGATAAGTTACGAATAGCACCACTCATTGCAGAACCCGTGACGATTCTTTGTACAAATGGTACAGTAAGTGCAACAAAACTTGAAGAGCTTTTACTGCCATACGAAGGTCAGGACATCATCATATTGGTAGATGCAGATTCGTCAGGTGAGAAATTGCGAAAGCTAGTAAAACGAGAATTTCCTGAAGCTAGTCATTTTTATATCGACCGGTGCTATAAAGAAGTCGCCACAACGCCGCTTCGGATATTAAAAGATGTACTCATAACTGCAAACATTCAAGTTAAAACGTTATTAATAGAGGGATGAAAAAAATGAAAGAATGGACCCATAAAGAATGGATCAAAGAAAAAAATACACAAGACGTAACAGCCTATTATTTATATACACCGATGTGCGGAACGTGCCAAGTCGCGTCTAAGATGTTATCGGTCATCACGGAATTGTTACCCGATTTGCCAATGGGCAAAGCAAACTTGAATTATGTTCAAGAAATTGCGGACCTTTATGAAGTAGAGAGTGTACCTTGCTTATTAATTACAGAAGGTGGCAAACTAAAAGAAAAGGTTTATGCCTTCCATTCGGTACCTTATTTGTATAATAAATTAAAAGCTGTTGACGAATACAGTCGATCGTGGTAAATTAGTTTTCTGATAGGAAAGCGCCAGCGCTTATTACAGGTTTAATTAGTTAAAAATTTCATATCGAACTCTTATTAAGAGCGGTGGAGGGAAGTGCCCTATGAAGCCCGGCAACCGTCATGAAAATGAAATGGTGCCAAGTCACTCAAAGCGAAAGCTTTGATAGATGAGAGATTGGTTTCCGTATAATATACGTTTGCCCTTCTGCTCATTTATGCGCAGAAGGGTTTTTTATTTTAAGATTTAGGAGTGTTAGAAGAATGATTGAGTTAAAGAAAGTAACAAAAAAATTCGACACGGGCAAAGCAATACTAACAGCCGTTGACGAAGTCGATTTATCCATTGCCGATGGAGAAATTTTCGGGATTATCGGATATAGTGGAGCAGGTAAAAGTACGTTAATCCGCTTATTAAATGGTTTGGAAAAGCCGACATCAGGAACTGTAGAAATTAACGGTCAAATGATCACCGCGATCAAAGGTGGAGAATTACGCAAAGCTCGCCAAAAAGTAAGCATGATTTTCCAACATTTCAACTTGCTTTGGTCTCGTACCGTGAAAGAAAATATTGAGTTTCCATTAGAAATTGCCGGAGTGGCAAAATCACAACGTGGAAAACGAGTACAGGAACTTATCGAACTTGTGGGGTTAGCTGGTCGTGAAAACGCATATCCGTCTGAACTGTCTGGCGGACAAAAGCAGCGCGTTGGTATTGCTCGTGCGTTAGCAAATGATCCCGAAGTGTTATTATGCGATGAAGCAACGTCGGCACTTGATCCAGAAACGACGGATGCTATTTTAGACTTACTTGTGGACATTAATAAACGTCTCGGACTAACGATTGTGTTGATTACTCATGAAATGCATGTTATACGAAAAATATGTCATCGCGTAGCGGTAATGGAAGGCGGTCGAGTGGTTGAACTTGGAGATGTGTTAACTGTTTTTCAATCTCCACAAGCAGAAATCACGAAGCGCTTTGTTGCACAAGTAGCTGATAGCAAAGATTCACGAGAAACCATTAAAAACTTGCGGGAACTATACCCAACCGGTGAATTAGTAAAATTGGTCTTTCTTGGCGAACAAACTGAAAAGCCTTTATTAACAAAATTGATTCGCAGCCATTCAGTAGACGTCAATATTGTTCAAGGGAATATTTCACATACACAGCGAGGAGCGTATGGAACATTGATTTTGCAGTTAAAAGGTTCTCCGGCAGAAATTGAAGAAGCATTAGCCTTTCTTCGTGCAGAAGATATTCAAGCGGAGGTGATGCAAAATGATTGAGTCTTTATTTCCAAACGTTGATTGGGAAAACATGTGGGAAGCCACACTTGAAACGCTTTATATGACGGCGATATCAACTTTGTTTACATTTATTATTGGGTTAGCACTTGGGATTCTTCTGTTTTTGACAGCGCCGAAGCAGTTATGGGCAAACAAAGTGGTCAATTGGTTGACGGGCGCATTCGTCAACATATTCCGTTCGATTCCATTTATCATCTTAATCATT includes:
- a CDS encoding methionine ABC transporter ATP-binding protein, giving the protein MIELKKVTKKFDTGKAILTAVDEVDLSIADGEIFGIIGYSGAGKSTLIRLLNGLEKPTSGTVEINGQMITAIKGGELRKARQKVSMIFQHFNLLWSRTVKENIEFPLEIAGVAKSQRGKRVQELIELVGLAGRENAYPSELSGGQKQRVGIARALANDPEVLLCDEATSALDPETTDAILDLLVDINKRLGLTIVLITHEMHVIRKICHRVAVMEGGRVVELGDVLTVFQSPQAEITKRFVAQVADSKDSRETIKNLRELYPTGELVKLVFLGEQTEKPLLTKLIRSHSVDVNIVQGNISHTQRGAYGTLILQLKGSPAEIEEALAFLRAEDIQAEVMQND
- a CDS encoding thioredoxin family protein, with the protein product MKEWTHKEWIKEKNTQDVTAYYLYTPMCGTCQVASKMLSVITELLPDLPMGKANLNYVQEIADLYEVESVPCLLITEGGKLKEKVYAFHSVPYLYNKLKAVDEYSRSW
- a CDS encoding toprim domain-containing protein, with translation MKVIVVEGISDKLRIAPLIAEPVTILCTNGTVSATKLEELLLPYEGQDIIILVDADSSGEKLRKLVKREFPEASHFYIDRCYKEVATTPLRILKDVLITANIQVKTLLIEG